A stretch of DNA from Thermodesulfobacteriota bacterium:
GGACAGCTCGACCAGCCCCTGCAGGCCGGTGTCGGCGAAGAGGAACGAGTTGCGGGCGTCCACGTGCCAGCGGCCGTCGAGGTAGTGCCCCGCGGCGCGGAAGACGACCTGCCCGTAGGAGAAGTACGAGCGCTCCCGGGTGCGGCGGACGGCGTCTCCGCCGCGTCCCGCCGGGAGGGCGGCCCTCCCGAGATTCAAAGGAAAGCGCAGGCGCGCCGCGAGGGCGAGCAGGCGGGGGAGGATGAAGTCGTCGCCGTATTCCGTCACGAGCAGGTCGGGGTCGTGGGCGTCGACCAGCCGCTGGAGCTCCCGGAGGAGGTCGGCCCCCTCCTCCCACGGGAGCACGTGGGTCCGATCCTCCGCGGTGAACTCGAGGGGGCGCGCCCGCCCGTGGGCGGGGTGGCCGGTCCCGGCGGATGCCAGCCGCGCCGCCGTGAACGCGGGGAGCGGGGCGTCGGCGTCCCACGGCGAGTCGAGGACGCGCGCGGCGAGGAGGGCGCCGTCCGGCGAGAGCTCGGCCTCGGCGCGCGCCAGCGGGTACAGCCCCGAGGAGAGCGCGAACTGCTGCTCGACGGAGAGGTCGGCGTTGTGCAGCGCCTCGGGCCCGAACGCCCTTTCCGCCTTCCGCACCGTCTCCCGCAGCGCCCCGGCGCGGGGGACCGTGACCGTCCAGGCCGGCGCCGGCTTCCCCGAGAAGAAGTCGGTTCCTTCGCGGGGAGAGGCGGCGCAGCTCCAGCGGCGGGCGGCCGCCTCGACCGCCTCCCGGCGGACTCCCTTGCCGGCGAGGACGAAGGAGGGGCGGAAAGGGGCCCGCAGCGGCGACGTTTCCCCCGTTTCGCGGCGGAACCAGACCGTGACGCCGTCCGCCGCGGGGACGATGTCGAAGATCCACCCCGCAGTGGGGGACATGCTAACCCTTCATCTCCAGCGCCTCCAGTTTCAGCTCCAGCTCCCGCATCGCCCGGCGCTGCTCGAGGAGCATGCTCACGAGGATCGCCTCGAAGGGGACCGGCCGCCCCGCGAAGGCGCACGCGGCGGTGTGGATGCGCGCCGCCGCGAACAGGTCGTCGAGCAGCTCCCGGTCCTCCTTCCGCAGGGCGCGCCGGAAGGGGGCCCACGACGCCTCCTCGCGGTACAGCTCCTGGGTGAAGGGGAGGACGGTGCGGCCCATTATGGTTCTCCTTCAAACTGGGGGCCAGGGGGGACATTCTTGATCTTATTGGGGCGCAGGGGAAGAGTGTCCCCCCCCAGCGCGGCAAGTGTGTCCCCCCCACCTTCTCCCCACAGCAATAACAGCGGGTCCGCCGTCCGCTCCAGGTAGCGCTGGAAGCCGGGTCGCCGCCGCGCCGCCGCCTCCCCCGCCAGCACCACCCGCGTTTCCTCCCGGGAAAGCCGCCGCAGGGCGGAGAGGCAGCCCCGGAAGACGCGGCACGCCTCGGGGTACGGCACGTCCTCGTCGTCGAACGTCTCCGGCAGGCCGAGCACCAGGGCGGTCCGGGCGCCGGAACGGGCCAGCGTCTCCGGCAGCCGACGGGAGAGGAGCGCCTCCATCTGGTGGCAGGTGAAGGCGCGGGAGACGAGCAGCCGGGAAAGAGCGGTCCTACCGCTTCCGCCGAGGGCCCGCTCCGCCCGCACGACCTCGTACGGGTCGAACCGGTTCCCGCCGTCGACCGCGACGACCGGCGCCCCCGCCAGCAGGGGAGCCGCCACGGCCCGCAGCGCGAGGCGGGTCGCGCCGGGCCCGAAGAGCGCCGCCATCTTCCCCGGCGATGGAGCGAGGCACGCGGCCCAGAGCGCGGCGGGGCTGATCCGGCGGGGGGACGACGGAGACATCACATCCTCCGGAACAGGCCGACGACCTTGCCCGCGATGCGCAGCGTCCGGGAAGCCGCCGCGCCCTCGCCGTCCGGCGCGGGGAGGAGCAGGGGAGGGAAGGCCGGGTTCTCCGCCTCGAGGCGGACGCCGCCGTCCGTCCGCCGAAGCCGCTTCACGGTGGCTTCGCCGTCCACGACCGCCACCACGATGTCGCCGTCCCCGGCGCTCTCCTGGGGATGGACCAGGACGTAATCCCCGTCCCGGATCCCGGCCTCCTTCATGCTGTCGCCCGCGACGCGCAGGGCGTAGACCTCGCCTTCGCCGGTCAGCAGGGGGTCGAGGAACAGCTCCTCCCCGGCCTGCTCGATCGTCTCCCGCGGAGGGCCGGCGGGGACCGCTCCCAGGACGGGGACGCGTCTGGGGGGGCGATAGGGAGAGGCCAGTGAAGTGAACTCGATGCGCCGCGGGTGGTGCCGCTTCCGGCGGAGAAACCCTTTCCGCTCCAGGAGATCGAGGTAATAGAAGGCGTTCTTCTCCGCGATCCCGAAATGGAGGGCGATCTCCTTCGCCGTGGGAGCGAAGCGGTTCCGGTTCACGAATTCCTGCAGGAACAGCAGGACCCGCTTCTGGGATGGCGTCAGGTTATCCATAGTATGTATGTTAACATACATATCGGGCGTCCGGGGGTTTTTCGCGCCGGACGAGGCCGGACCCTTCTTCCGCCGGAAGAAAGCGGAAGTGGTATAATCCGCCGGATAACGGAAGCCATTCCATGCAAACGGCGGATTTTTCTAAGTGCTCCAGTTCATAAATACGGTAAGCACCGAGAACGTCGATGCGCCGCATCCGGCAAGGCGCGCGACCGAGGCGTGCCGGGGAGCACGGTGAGGGAGCGTAACGCAGCCGGGGCGGATGCAGCAGCGTTCGGATGC
This window harbors:
- the lexA gene encoding transcriptional repressor LexA is translated as MDNLTPSQKRVLLFLQEFVNRNRFAPTAKEIALHFGIAEKNAFYYLDLLERKGFLRRKRHHPRRIEFTSLASPYRPPRRVPVLGAVPAGPPRETIEQAGEELFLDPLLTGEGEVYALRVAGDSMKEAGIRDGDYVLVHPQESAGDGDIVVAVVDGEATVKRLRRTDGGVRLEAENPAFPPLLLPAPDGEGAAASRTLRIAGKVVGLFRRM